Within Streptomyces albofaciens JCM 4342, the genomic segment GCGGGGAGACGGTAGCGGGGTGGGGCAGGGGGGCGGGGACGAGGGGCACCGGGGTCGGCAGCGCGGGCTGTGGCGGCGGTCGGGGTGTCCCGTACGCGAACGAGGACGGACGCTCGCAGCAGGCGTTCGAGAGCCGCCTCGACCTGCTTCGCAGGAACGTCACTGCTGATGCCGACACACCCCGCCAGCCAGCCGTCGAAGTCCCCGGGGAGGGTGGAGAGCCGCGCCCACACCAGGCGATCGGCGGCGGTGAGCGGGGCGGGGGAGGAGGGCGGGCCGGGGTCGCCTGCTGGGACGTATGGCGCAAGGGTGGCCGCCCCGTACAGCTCGGGTGCGATCGCGTACGAAGCGGGCGCGATCCCGGGCAGCTTGGGCGCGATCCCGGACGGCTCGGGCGCGATCCCGGGCAGCTCGGGCGCGATCACCTCCGGCTCGGAAGCGCCCGCACCGTCCGGCCGCACCCTCCGCACCTCGACGACCCGCTCCGCCCCCACCCCCAACGGCTGCCGAGCGGTGGCCACGATCCGCAGGTCATCCGCGGCGGGTGCGCCCGCCCTCGCCACCCCCACGTGCCTCGCCACCCCCATGTGTCCCGTCCCCGCCCGCAGCAGCTGCCGCACCAGCCAGGCGCACGCGCCGGCCACGGGATCGCAGTCGTCGAGCAGTACGGTCAGGCCGTGCCGGGCGCAGTAGGCGGCCAGGGCCTGCGGCGCCGTGTCGTACGGCAGGCCCGCCGCCCGGTTGAGGGCCGCGGTGACGCCGTCCCCGGTCACGTTCTCCCGGCAGCCGACCCGGACGAAGCCGCCGGGGCGGCCGTCGTGCCGCGCGGCCTCCTCCAGGACGGCTCGGGCGAGTGTGCTCTTCCCCACGTTCGCGGGGCCGGTCACGGTCACCAGCGGGGTACGGGCGAGCAGCCCCCGCAGGGCGCTGCGCTCCGCCGCGCGGCCCGTGATCCCGGGCGGCGGCGGGTCCTCGGCCCCTGAGCTCATCGATCATCCCCGTCCGCGGCACCGCACCGTGCCGCGCCGTCGCCAGTCGGGAACACACGATGCCCGGAGCCCGCGGCGCGAATCAACCGCATCGCGACATACCGATCGAGGGAACCTGAACCCGCCTGTTCGACATCCATATGCCTGGAAGCGCACGACGGGGTGCGCGGCCGTGCCGTCGTCCCGCGCGGGGGCGGCCGGACGCTGCCCCGGGGGAGCGTCGGCCGGCCGACCGGCTGATCTTATTCTGGTGTCTTTCGCCTGACGGGGCGGAGGGCAGCACCCGCTGTCCCCGCCCGGACATGAGTTTGCGAGGAGTTCGTCCCGATGAAGCGCCTGCGTACCAGTACCGCGGCCGTCGCCGCGGTGAGCCT encodes:
- a CDS encoding ATP-binding protein; this translates as MSSGAEDPPPPGITGRAAERSALRGLLARTPLVTVTGPANVGKSTLARAVLEEAARHDGRPGGFVRVGCRENVTGDGVTAALNRAAGLPYDTAPQALAAYCARHGLTVLLDDCDPVAGACAWLVRQLLRAGTGHMGVARHVGVARAGAPAADDLRIVATARQPLGVGAERVVEVRRVRPDGAGASEPEVIAPELPGIAPEPSGIAPKLPGIAPASYAIAPELYGAATLAPYVPAGDPGPPSSPAPLTAADRLVWARLSTLPGDFDGWLAGCVGISSDVPAKQVEAALERLLRASVLVRVRDTPTAATARAADPGAPRPRPPAPPRYRLPAAARTVGLARLRAVGEEAAALRAFRMACAALAAEAQIAWQGPDRRSAVQLVETEQHNLRAALTRPPLDPADARTALDTAVSLWFRWAVCGRRREGRAHLGRLLRRCGEDAAVRARALWLAGWLAAQDHAHRTAESLLDRATHAAARHADADTLARVAHARGVLALRRADTGTAVAWLRRAVEHAYQDVWYGPGPAYSQVLLAIALAASGPAGVPAPGSVPAAVPLVPTRTAQKETRSGPLPGPRCGHGLT